The genome window CCTTGGACTTGACCGCGATGTCGACGTCGAAGGTGCCGCCGGCGCCCCAGTGGACGGCCATCTCGCCCGCGTACGTGTCGCCTTCGTAGGTGATCCACTGCGAGGCGCTGCCGGTGCCGCTCTGGTCGGCACCCCCCAGGCACGGGGTGGGGACGCGGTTGTCGCCGTTGTCCTTGCAGAGGGCGACGTAGATGGACTTGGTCGCGTCGTACCCCTCGCCGGTGACCTGGATCGTGTCGCCGTCGGGGTCGAGGTTCGCGGAGGCGGAGACGGAGAGCTTCTGGCCGTTCTTGCCCAGGGCCGTCTTCGGGGTGTCGGCGGCCTGGGCCGGGGGCGGGACGGTGACGGCCGTCACCACCGCGGCCGTCAGCGCGGCGGCACCCAGCAGCGCCGCAGGACGTCTCAGGCGGCGTCCGCCCGTCCCGTCCGGACTGTCAACTGTCATGAAAGGGACCTCACTTGTCGGGTGCGCCCGGCACTCCGGTGGTGCGAGAGCCGGGCCCCACGCGGGAGGAGCCCGGTCCGGCGGGCGCCTACTGGAAGGTGATCGGGATGTGGACGTCGCACTTGCGGTGGTTGGTGTCCTGGAGGTCGGCCCGGTTCGGGTTGTGGCCGGTGCCCGAGACGGTGATCGTCCCGCCTGACGCGGCGGCCGTGTTCGGCGCGGTCAGGGAGAGGCTGTGGGTGGCGAGGCCCGCGCGGGCGAACGGTGCGGATCTCATGGGGGGTTGGACACCCTTCTCGGCTGCCTCGCACTGTCGGACGTGCCGGAACGGGCCGGCCGGCAGGGCCGGCCCGTGGACCAGGTCGGAGCTGGCGGCGCCTAGTTGAAGGTGACCGGGACGTGGACGTCGTACTTGCGGTCGTTGGTGTCGAAGTGGTCGGCGCGGGTGACGATCGCGCAGGTCACGTTGTCACCGCAGACGTTGCCGTGACCGAGGTCGGGGTTCACGTAGATGTTCACGTCGAGGGTGCCGCCGGTGCCGAACTTGGAGCTGTTGGCGAACAGACCGCCGAAGGTGTTGTTGACCCAGTGCGAGGCGCCGGTGGCACCGGTCTCGTCCTGGCCGCCCAGGCAGGGGGTGGGCTTGGCCGCGCCCTGCGCCCCGCCGACGACACACAGGCCGACGTAGATGCCCTGGCTGGTGTTGTAGCCGGAGCCGGTGACGTTGACGACCTGGCCGGCCGAGGAGAGCGGGTTCGGCGCGGTCAGCGACAGGTTGTACGTGGTGGTGCCGTCCACGATCGTGCGGGTCGAGGTGGCGGCGGAGGCCGAGGTGGCCAGGCCCAGGGTCAGGGCGGAGGCGGCGACGGCGGCGAAGCCGGCGCGGGCGGCGGTACGGGCGGAAGGAACGACTCTCATCGGGAGAGGACCTTTCTCGTCAGCGGTTGCCGGGAAACACCCGTCAACTCTTAGGTAAGGCTTACCTAACCTTGCTCATGATCTCTTTGTCAACAGAAGGCAAAGAGCGCCTCAAGTACGTTGCTCAGGACGGCGTTTCGCCGACGAGGACGGTGAACTCCGCGGCGGCCTCACGGCCTCCGCTCACGGAGTACAGCCGCACGGTGTGCGCACCCTCGGTCGCGGTCTCGTACACCGGGAATTCCCGGGCGACCGCGCCCGACTCGTCGGCCACGGCCTGGTAGCGGGTGTCGTCGTCGATCGCGACCAGCACGACCTCACCCGGCTCGAAGCCCGCGCCGGTGACCTGCTGTCCGGCGCCCGCGGCGAGGCTCGTGAGTTTCACTTCCGCGGAGGGCCGGGCCGCCTCGGACTCCTGCCCGCCGTCTCCCTCGGTGCCGGGCGTCGCCGCGTCGTCCGTGTCCGGGGTCGGCGAGGCGGTGTCGTCGCCGGGCGCGTCGGCCGGCGTGTCCTCCGACGGCCCGGCCTCGGAGGCGCCGGTGCCCACGGTGACGTCGAGCGGGGCGAGTTCGTCCCCCGCCGCGTACGCCCGCCCGCTCCACTCGGCGAGCAGCTCGGCACCCTCGGCCGTCAGCGACACGGTGAGGCCCGACCAGGTCGCGCCGCCGCCGCGTACGGTCGGCGCGGCGACCCCCGTACCGACCTCGGCCAGCGTCAGGTCACCGCTCTCCCCCGCCCGTTCGGCCCGCACCTCAAGGGTGCCGGTGCCGCCGTCGAGCCGCAGGCGCAGCGCGCCGAGGGTCAGGGTGTCCGTGCCGGCGGTCAGCCGGATCGAGCCGTCGAAGCCGACGTCCGCGTCCCCGGCCTTCGGGGTCGCGCTGCCGCCGTCGACCGGGAACCAGGTCCGGCCGCCGGAGCCGCGCACCGCGGGCGCCTCGGCCGTCACCGTCGCGTCGGCGCCGGTGGACGCCCCGAACGTCGGGCCCCAGCTCGCGAATCCACCGGACACCTCCCGTGGCGACCCGCTCGTGTCCTGTGCCGTCGCCGCGCCCTGGCAGAGCAGGGCGAGCAGCGCGCCCGCCGCCGTCACGGCGGCACCAGGTCTGTTCGTCACCTCGAAGTCCTCCCTGGAACGTCGGCCACACGGCCGACGGAACGCCCCGCCTCGGGGGCGTCGACCGTCCTGCGGACGGCTGTCGTCGACATGCCGTCAGCTCGCGTCCGCGCCACCGGACGCTCCGGCGGTACGGCGTCGGCGCGCCCAGAACCAGGCCGCCCCGCCCGCCGCGACCAGCCCGGCCGCGGTGATACCGAGCGGCACCGCGGCGCTGCCCGTGTCGGCCAGCGGGTCGTCCGACGTGTTCGCGTCGCCCGAGGTTCCGCCGGTCGTGCCGGTGCCCCCGGTCGCCGTGGCGCCCGCACCGGCCGACGGGGTCGCCGTGCTGTCGGTGCCGGAGTCGTCACCGCTGCCGCCGTCGGCGCCGGCGAAGGTCACCGGGATGCGGACCGTCTGGCTCTGGTCGCCGCCCCGGGTGTGATCGTTGCGGGTGATCACGGAGCAGGTGACACCGGACTCGGCGCAGTCGGTGTTGGTGTCCTCGGCCCGCACCTTCAGCTGCACGGAGAACGTGCCCTTGTGCCCGCTGCCCTTGTACGGCTCGGCCAACCCCTCCCCGTACGAGGGCGGGTTGGAGGAGATCCACACCGAGGCACCGGAGTCGCCGGACATGTCGACACCGCCGATGCAGGGCGTGGGGGTCTTACCGGCGCCGTTGTCCACGCAGAAGGCGACATAAATGCCCTTCTCGGTGTTGTAACCGGTGCCGGACACGGTGACCGTCTCCCCGTCCGCGGCGAGCCCGGCGGATTTGGAGACGGTCAGCTTCTGGCCCTCGGGGCCGGTCGCGGAGCCGCCGGCGGCCACCGCCGAGGGGGCCGGGAAGAGGATCAGGGCACTCGCGACGGCGACCGCCGCCGGGGCCGCGCGCAGGGCTCGTAGGCCGCATCTGTGCATCGGTGTCAGCACTCCCACCATAGGAAACTCAGGTAAGGCTAACCTAAAGTAACGAAGACCTGGTTCAAACGGTAGACATGGAAGGCGGTTCGATGCGTAGGTCCGGAAGACCTCAACTCACCATTGCTCGAAGGGGAGTTGCCGCACTCGCCGTTGCTTTCGCGATGCTGGCGGCCGGATGCGCAGGCGGCGACGGGGGCAGCGAAGGCAAAGGGGCGAAGCCTTCGCCGTCGTCCGCGAGCGCCCGTGCGGCGGCGGCCGAGAAACAGCTGAAGACGAATTCCCTCGTCCCGCTGGAGGGCGCGGCGCCGACGCCGAAGCTGCCGGTCACCGTCGACTCCTCCGACGGACGGAAGGTCACCGTCGAGGACGCCTCACGGATCCTCCCGCTCAACGGGGGCATCGCGGAGATCGTGTTCACGCTGGGCCTCGGTGACAAGGTGGTCGGCCGGGACATCACCGCGACCTTCGAGGAGGCCAGGGGCCTGCCGCAGGTGACGAAGGCGCACGACGTGAGCGCGGAGAGCGTGCTCTCGCTGGAGCCGACCGTGGTGCTCGCCGACACCGACACCGGGCCCAGCGAGGCCGTCGACCAGATCCGTGACGCCGGGGTTCCCGTGGTCGTCCTCGATCCGGCCAACGAACTCTCCGACGTGAGCACGCGGACGACCCGGGTGGCGGAGGCGCTCGGGGTTCCCGCCGCGGGCAAGGCCGTCAACGACCGTTTCGCGGACGAGTTGAAGGCGGCGCGGGCGGCCGTGCCCGAGGGGAACCGGCCCAAGGTGGCGTTCCTGTACATGCGGGGGTCGGCGGCGGTCTATCTGATCGGCGGGAAGGGATCGGGGGCGGACTCGCTGATCGACGCGGCCGGGGCGGAGGACGCGGGGGTGGCGGCGGGGATGGACAAACCGTTCACCCCGATCACCAGTGAGGCGCTCGTCAAGGCCCAGCCCGATGTGATCCTGATGATGAGCAAGGGGCTCGAATCGGTGGGTGGGATCGATGGGTTGGTGGAGATTCCCGGGATCAAGGAGACGCCTGCGGGGTTGGACCGGCGGGTGGTGGACCTTGAGGACGGGGTACTGCTCAGCTTCGGGCCGCGTACGCCGTTGGTGATCGACATCTTGGTGGAGCGGTTGCATCAGGGGTGAGGGGACGGGTGCGGCGGGTGGGGTGCGTTGTCGGGTGCGGGTGCGGGTGCGTGGGGCTTCTCGCGCGGTTCCCCGCGCCCCTGAAAGCAACGGCCCCTGCGGGCCGCTGAAAAAGCACGGGGCGCGGCCCCTGCTTTTTCAGGGGCGCGGGGACCTGCGCGATCGGCCCCCACCGGACCCGCACCCGACCCCCCACCTCACGTATCGAAGTCCACCGTCAGCCTCTCCGAGACCGGATACGACTGGCACGTCAGGACATAGCCCGCATCGACCTCCGCCGGTTCGAGCGCGAAGTTGCGCCGCATGTCCACCTTGCCGGAGGTGACCCGCGCCCGGCACGTCCCGCAGACACCCCCCTTGCAGGCGAAGGGCAGATCGGGCCGGGTCCGCTGCGCCCCGTCGAGCACGCTGCGATCGCGCCGCAGGCCCGCCGTCGTCGTACGGCCGTCGAGCGTGACGGTGACCTCGCTGACCGGGCCCTCGGCCACGGCCTCCTCGTGCCGGGTCTCCCGGACGGGCTCGTCGTCGGCGTGGAACAGCTCCTGGTGGACACGGTCGGCGGGGACGTCGAGCCCGGTCAGGACCCGCTGCGCGTCGCGGACCATGCCGTGCGGGCCGCACAGCCACCAGTGGTCCGCCGTGCCGACGTCGACCAGGGCACCGATCAGCGCCGAGAGCCGGTCGGCGTCGAGGCGGCCCGACAGCATCTCGGCCTCGCGGGGTTCGCGGGACAGGACGTGGGCGAGCTGGAAGCGGGCCGGGTACAGGTCCTTCAGGTCGGCCAGCTCGTCGGCGAACATCACCGTGCCGGTGCGCCGGTTGCCGTAGAAGAGGGTCACGGTCGA of Streptomyces phaeolivaceus contains these proteins:
- a CDS encoding HtaA domain-containing protein, which codes for MTNRPGAAVTAAGALLALLCQGAATAQDTSGSPREVSGGFASWGPTFGASTGADATVTAEAPAVRGSGGRTWFPVDGGSATPKAGDADVGFDGSIRLTAGTDTLTLGALRLRLDGGTGTLEVRAERAGESGDLTLAEVGTGVAAPTVRGGGATWSGLTVSLTAEGAELLAEWSGRAYAAGDELAPLDVTVGTGASEAGPSEDTPADAPGDDTASPTPDTDDAATPGTEGDGGQESEAARPSAEVKLTSLAAGAGQQVTGAGFEPGEVVLVAIDDDTRYQAVADESGAVAREFPVYETATEGAHTVRLYSVSGGREAAAEFTVLVGETPS
- the paaE gene encoding 1,2-phenylacetyl-CoA epoxidase subunit PaaE: MEGTLSADATGKPAPAGSALAGARSRARRRPAFHALRVASVQPLCEDAVAVGFEIPAELAEEFAFAPGQSLTLRREIDGRDERRSYSICSPAGSAPRIGVRVVPGGLFSSWLVGDVRPGDTVEVMAPTGFFTPDLTAPGHHVLIAAGSGITPMVSIAESVLAADPRSTVTLFYGNRRTGTVMFADELADLKDLYPARFQLAHVLSREPREAEMLSGRLDADRLSALIGALVDVGTADHWWLCGPHGMVRDAQRVLTGLDVPADRVHQELFHADDEPVRETRHEEAVAEGPVSEVTVTLDGRTTTAGLRRDRSVLDGAQRTRPDLPFACKGGVCGTCRARVTSGKVDMRRNFALEPAEVDAGYVLTCQSYPVSERLTVDFDT
- a CDS encoding LPXTG cell wall anchor domain-containing protein, which gives rise to MHRCGLRALRAAPAAVAVASALILFPAPSAVAAGGSATGPEGQKLTVSKSAGLAADGETVTVSGTGYNTEKGIYVAFCVDNGAGKTPTPCIGGVDMSGDSGASVWISSNPPSYGEGLAEPYKGSGHKGTFSVQLKVRAEDTNTDCAESGVTCSVITRNDHTRGGDQSQTVRIPVTFAGADGGSGDDSGTDSTATPSAGAGATATGGTGTTGGTSGDANTSDDPLADTGSAAVPLGITAAGLVAAGGAAWFWARRRRTAGASGGADAS
- a CDS encoding heme/hemin ABC transporter substrate-binding protein → MRRSGRPQLTIARRGVAALAVAFAMLAAGCAGGDGGSEGKGAKPSPSSASARAAAAEKQLKTNSLVPLEGAAPTPKLPVTVDSSDGRKVTVEDASRILPLNGGIAEIVFTLGLGDKVVGRDITATFEEARGLPQVTKAHDVSAESVLSLEPTVVLADTDTGPSEAVDQIRDAGVPVVVLDPANELSDVSTRTTRVAEALGVPAAGKAVNDRFADELKAARAAVPEGNRPKVAFLYMRGSAAVYLIGGKGSGADSLIDAAGAEDAGVAAGMDKPFTPITSEALVKAQPDVILMMSKGLESVGGIDGLVEIPGIKETPAGLDRRVVDLEDGVLLSFGPRTPLVIDILVERLHQG